In Drosophila teissieri strain GT53w chromosome 2R, Prin_Dtei_1.1, whole genome shotgun sequence, the following proteins share a genomic window:
- the LOC122613026 gene encoding atypical protein kinase C, with amino-acid sequence MAWGYWSATTVDRGRSPRRLTQCAPLPVNIVQQEEEEEQPCLPQQQQQTQQQQQSQTCPSTPSANQQGSGNLCYSPTCRSRCSSPCPGSPCGSITPPPPPMLTSSQQHLHSNKNCPAAQQLMTHLDYAARRQSLDQLDSPQSKYFDIQANQLSDIMCRGAVVSSIQSANNTLTRGVSMHSRSGSAHGSHHGSHHSHSHHGSAHGSLGCLQGGVGVGVGVGVGTGSTGSIGMMSAGHIDTGDYDVPHPHPYTHHYMQTTASVTPPHTSLSRPGSAGAVCQGHDSGSDSSQGCGGSIMGGMLVMGHPGHMGSLGHHSAGSGSLGRCSSRCHNTNTTTTDDSGGGSSGGGGGGVPGTMSSASMAVGMPGMLMDYHHSHHSGSAGSGLNGCGGGSIAGGSIGGRSSVLGTIHNGHGHHHQQYHHECIHYERLPIPVPIPTVPMGVAASSQMSQHQLQSEEEIEPAYATVFPNVPQAPGLSCDGEDRSIYRRGARRWRKLYRVNGHIFQAKRFNRRAFCAYCQDRIWGLGRQGFKCIQCKLLVHKKCHKLVQKHCTDQPEPLVKERAEESSDPMPVPLPPLPYEAMGGGADACESHDHAHIVAPPPPEDPLEPGTQRQYSLNDFELIRVIGRGSYAKVLMVELRRTRRIYAMKVIKKALVTDDEDIDWVQTEKHVFETASNHPFLVGLHSCFQTPSRLFFVIEFVRGGDLMYHMQRQRRLPEEHARFYAAEISLALNFLHEKGIIYRDLKLDNVLLDHEGHIKLTDYGMCKEGIRSGDTTSTFCGTPNYIAPEILRGEDYGFSVDWWALGVLLYEMLAGRSPFDLAGASENPDQNTEDYLFQVILEKTIRIPRSLSVRAASVLKGFLNKNPADRLGCHRESAFMDIVSHPFFKNMDWELLERKQVTPPFKPRLDSDRDLANFPPEFTGEAVQLTPDDDNVIDNIDQSEFEGFEYVNPLLMSLEDCV; translated from the exons ATGGCCTGGGGCTATTGGTCCGCCACGACTGTGGATCGCGGACGATCGCCGCGCCGCTTGACCCAATGTGCACCGCTTCCGGTCAACATAgtgcagcaggaggaggaggaggagcagccctGCctgccgcaacagcagcagcaaacgcagcagcaacagcaatcgCAGACCTGCCCCAGCACACCATCGGCCAATCAGCAGGGCAGTGGCAACTTGTGCTACAGCCCCACCTGTCGATCCCGCTGCTCGAGTCCTTGTCCAGGATCTCCGTGCGGCTCCATCACGCCGCCACCTCCGCCGATGCTCACGTCCTCGCAGCAGCACCTGCACTCCAATAAAAACTGCCCGGCGGCCCAACAACTGATGACGCACCTGGATTACGCCGCTCGGAGACAATCGCTCGACCAGCTGGACAGTCCACAG TCCAAGTACTTTGACATTCAGGCCAACCAGCTGTCGGACATCATGTGCCGCGGTGCGGTGGTCAGTTCCATTCAGTCGGCGAACAACACGCTGACCCGTGGCGTATCGATGCACAGCCGGAGTGGCAGTGCCCACGGGAGCCACCATGGCAGCCACCACAGTCACAGTCATCATGGCAGCGCCCACGGATCGCTGGGCTGCTTGCAGGGCGGcgtgggagtgggcgtgggtgtgggcgtgggcacAGGAAGTACGGGCAGCATTGGCATGATGTCGGCGGGACACATCGACACTGGAGACTACGATGtgccgcatccgcatccgtataCGCATCATTACATGCAGACGACGGCTTCGGTGACCCCGCCACATACGTCGCTCAGTCGTCCGGGATCGGCGGGTGCCGTGTGCCAGGGTCACGACTCTGGATCGGATTCCAGTCAGGGCTGCGGCGGATCCATCATGGGCGGCATGCTGGTCATGGGCCATCCGGGGCACATGGGCAGCTTGGGTCACCACAGCGCCGGCAGCGGATCGCTGGGCAGGTGCTCGAGCAGGTGTCACAACACGAACACCACCACGACGGATGACTCAGGcggtggcagcagcggcggcggcggcggaggagtaCCGGGCACCATGAGCAGTGCCTCCATGGCGGTGGGAATGCCGGGCATGCTGATGGACTACCACCACAGTCACCACAGTGGCAGTGCCGGGAGTGGCCTAAACGGATGCGGCGGCGGTAGCATCGCTGGTGGAAGCATCGGGGGAAGGAGCAGTGTCCTGGGCACGATCCATAATGGCCAcggccatcatcatcagcagtaTCATCACGAGTGCATCCACTACGAGCGCTTGCCCATTCCCGTGCCCATACCCACTGTGCcgatgggcgtggccgcgTCCTCGCAGATGTCCCAGCACCAGCTCCAATCGGAGGAGGAGATCGAGCCGGCCTATGCGACAG TATTCCCCAATGTTCCTCAAGCGCCGGGATTGTCCTGCGATGGCGAAGATC GCAGCATCTATCGACGCGGTGCTCGACGCTGGCGCAAGTTGTATCGCGTCAATGGACACATCTTCCAGGCCAAGCGTTTCAACCGG CGTGCTTTTTGTGCCTACTGCCAGGATCGAATCTGGGGACTGGGCCGTCAGGGTTTCAAGTGCATCCAGTGCAAGCTGCTGGTGCACAAGAAGTGCCATAAGCTGGTGCAGAAGCACTGCACCGACCAGCCGGAGCCGCTGGTCAAGGAGCGGGCGGAGGAGTCCAGTGACCCGATGCCGGTGCCTTTGCCGCCGCTTCCCTACGAGGCGATGGGCGGCGGAGCCGATGCCTGCGAGTCGCACGACCATGCGCACATAGTGGCGCCACCGCCACCGGAAGATCCATTGGAGCCGGGCACTCAGCGCCAGTACTCGCTGAACGACTTCGAGCTGATACGGGTCATCGGACGCGGCAGCTATGCCAAGGTGCTGATGGTGGAGCTACGACGCACACGGCGCATCTACGCCATGAAGGTGATCAAGAAGGCGCTGGTCACCGACGACGAGGACATCGACTGGGTGCAGACGGAGAAGCATGTGTTCGAGACGGCCTCGAACCACCCGTTCCTGGTGGGGCTGCACTCGTGCTTCCAGACGCCCTCGCGGCTCTTCTTCGTCATCGAGTTTGTGCGCGGTGGCGATCTGATGTACCACATgcagcggcaacggcggctgcCCGAGGAGCACGCCCGTTTCTATGCAGCGGAGATCAGTTTGGCGCTGAATTTCCTCCACGAGAAGGGCATCATTTACCGCGATCTGAAGCTGGACAACGTGTTGCTGGATCACGAGGGCCACATCAAGCTTACGGACTACGGCATGTGTAAGGAGGGCATTCGATCTGGGGACACCACCTCCACGTTCTGCGGTACACCCAACTACATTGCCCCTGAGATCCTGCGGGGCGAGGACTACGGTTTCTCGGTGGATTGGTGGGCACTAGGCGTCTTGCTCTACGAGATGTTGGCCGGGCGTAGTCCGTTTGATCTGGCAGGAGCCTCTGAGAATCCCGATCAG AACACTGAGGACTATCTGTTCCAAGTGATCCTGGAGAAGACCATTCGTATACCCCGCTCGCTGAGCGTTCGTGCGGCCTCTGTCTTAAAAGGTTTCCTCAACAAGAATCCCGCTGACCGCTTGGGCTGCCATCGGGAGTCCGCGTTCATGGATATCGTCAGCCATCCCTTCTTTAAGAATATGGATTGGGAATTG CTTGAGCGCAAACAGGTCACGCCACCATTCAAGCCACGCTTAGACTCAGACCGCGACCTGGCCAACTTCCCGCCCGAGTTCACCGGCGAGGCCGTACAGTTGACCCCGGATGATGA TAATGTCATTGACAATATCGATCAATCCGAGTTCGAGGGCTTTGAGTATGTGAACCCCTTGCTGATGTCCCTGGAGGATTGCGTCTGA
- the LOC122614612 gene encoding fas apoptotic inhibitory molecule 1, which yields MSFLSPTLRLENLSTQPTMTQDHVPEDQRYNKQNIVAQWCVPINGKMYRIELEHGTTSGRRMIWVNGREVLRRDWMFKLVGEDTFHIDQTRCIIRVDPAPGFKYEYSLYIDGKSHDQYTEDMTRQYRLWLYTDEAAAEAPQEYRIMLKLDTLSLYVNDELRTEESVFVHGGTDTKFQLQDTEFVLQARSSGNKHDGIVHTLLANGVPVPEAKIQEIMQEPVSILQSSN from the exons ATGTCCTTTCTTTCGCCCACCCTGCGCCTGGAGAATCTGTCCACGCAGCCAACGATGACGCAGGATCATGTGCCCGAGGACCAGCgctacaacaaacaaaatatcgTCGCTCAGTGGTGTGTGCCCATCAATGGCAAG ATGTACCGCATCGAGCTGGAACACGGCACAACCAGTGGGCGCCGCATGATTTGGGTCAATGGACGG GAAGTCTTGCGACGCGACTGGATGTTCAAACTGGTCGGCGAGGACACCTTTCACATCGATCAGACGCGCTGCATCATACGCGTTGATCCTGCGCCAGGCTTCAAGTACGAGTACTCCCTCTACATCGACGGCAAGTCGCACGACCAGTACACCGAGGACATGACACGGCAGTACCGGCTGTGGCTCTATACGGATGAGGCGGCCGCAGAGGCGCCGCAGGAATATAGGATAATGCTCAAGCTGGATACGCTGAGTCTCTACGTAAACGATGAGCTGCGCACCGAGGAG TCGGTTTTTGTTCACGGCGGCACAGACACCAAGTTCCAGCTGCAGGACACGGAATTCGTGCTTCAGGCACGCTCAAGTGGCAATAAACATGATGGCATCGTTCACACTCTGCTGGCGAATGGGGTGCCAGTTCCGGAGGCGAAGATTCAGGAGATTATGCAAGAGCCCGTCTCCATTTTGCAGAGCAGCAACTGA
- the LOC122612563 gene encoding protein lap1: MPLLSKCFPCFKFKREEVIDKLDYSNTPLTDFPEVWQHERTLEELYLSTTRLQALPPQLFYCQGLRVLHVNSNNLESIPQAICSLRQLQHLDLNRNLIVNVPEEIKSCKHLTHLDLSCNSLQRLPDAITSLISLQELLLNETYLEFLPANFGRLVNLRILELRLNNLMTLPKSMVRLINLQRLDIGGNEFTELPEVVGELKSLRELWIDFNQIRRVSSNIGKLRDLQHFEANGNLLDTLPSELSNWRNVEVLSICSNSLEAFPFSVGMLKSLVTFKCESNGLTELPDSISYLEQLEELVLSHNKLIRLPSTIGMLRSLRFLFADDNQLRQLPDELCSCQQLSVLSVANNQLSALPQNIGNLSKMKVLNVVNNYINALPVSMLNLVNLTSMWLSDNQSQPLVPLQYLDASTKTQLTCFMLPQVTFKMNSIQAQQQAQEQYEFVYANQQQPHVSPSRRICFAEEATILSNAKAQPAPSYPSFVAAPPTPTPEQMAGSVRLMRSPTPYPKELRQMAKYVRQAQAATTSANASEVREARVVANGQIHCDSSNANQDVVDQATSAIYGVAPETTHIYGVYQQPQQLAHPVPTQEYYGLPLVNYEAHYQQLYVEASTPLPTTHLNGDQDYELQPLQQQAMQQQAVPPPRLEPPPYHIARVYTKKTPEDLNLYESMRQRKQQQLQEQTIYQDALNSNSNFKTTAIGAQEIEESVDQLDYQNNISNNLEPNLEEEDQELDDTMSQHSLNSTATNNTSKASHKKSTWIFGVHKNPTVKQVTLKWENTLGFDIAELLNQVGIFVSSITPNTNAARLLNLNDKLLEIDGYDLTNANLSDAKRVLLNCGTVMNIMLSRK, encoded by the exons ATGCCGCTGCTAAGCAAATGCTTTCCCTGCTTCAAATTCAAGCGCGAGGAGGTGATCGACAAGCTGGACTACAGTAATACCCCGCTTACCGACTTCCCAGAAGTTTGGCAGCACGAGCGTACCCTGGAGGAGCTTTACTTGAGCACCACAAGA TTGCAAGCTCTGCCACCGCAATTGTTTTATTGCCAGGGATTAAGGGTGCTCCACGTAAACAGCAACAATCTGGAAAGCATCCCGCAGGCCATCTGCAGCCTGCGCCAGCTGCAGCATCTGGATCTCAACAGGAATC TTATTGTCAATGTGCCCGAGGAAATCAAGTCCTGCAAGCACTTAACCCACCTGGACCTGAGCTGCAACAGTTTGCAACGTCTTCCCGATGCCATTACCTCGCTAATTTCGCTGCAGGAGCTTCTGCTAAACGAGACCTATCTGGAATTCCTACCAGCCAACTTTGGCCGATTGGTAAATCTGAGAATTCTGGAGCTGCGGCTCAACAATCTTATGACACTTCCCAAATCCATGGTGAGACTAATCAATCTCCAGAGGCTGGACATTGGCGGTAATGAATTTACCGAGTTG CCCGAAGTCGTCGGCGAGTTGAAGTCACTTCGCGAGCTATGGATCGACTTCAATCAAATACGCCGTGTTTCGTCCAACATTGGCAAGCTACGCGATCTGCAACACTTCGAAGCCAATGGCAACTTACTGGACACTCTTCCCAGCGAGCTGAGCAACTGGCGGAATGTGGAGGTACTGTCCATATGCTCGAATAGTCTGGAGGCCTTTCCCTTCAGCGTAGGAATGCTGAAGTCCCTGGTGACATTCAAGTGCGAGTCAAACGGCTTAACAGAGTTGCCCGACAGCATAAGCTATTTGGAACAGCTGGAGGAACTAGTACTGAGCCACAACAAGCTTATACGCCTTCCTAGCACAATTGGGATGTTGCGTAGCCTTCGCTTTTTGTTCGCCGATGATAATCAACTACGACAACTACCAGATGAACTTTGCAGCTGTCAGCAGTTAAGTGTGCTAAGTGTGGCCAACAACCAGTTGTCCGCCCTACCACAGAACATTGGAAACCTGAGCAAGATGAAGGTACTCAATGTGGTGAATAACTACATAAATGCATTGCCCGTTTCGATGTTAAATCTGGTTAATCTCACATCGATGTGGCTGAGCGATAACCAATCGCAGCCCTTGGTGCCGCTACAATATCTAGATGCAAGTACAAAGACCCAGTTGACCTGCTTCATGCTGCCGCAGGTCACATTCAAGATGAACAGTATACAAGCCCAACAGCAGGCTCAGGAGCAGTACGAATTCGTTTACgccaaccagcagcagcctcATGTAAGTCCGTCGAGAAGGATTTGCTTCGCTGAGGAGGCCACCATTCTTAGCAACGCCAAAGCACAGCCGGCGCCTAGTTATCCCAGCTTTGTGGCCGCTCCACCTACGCCAACGCCCGAACAGATGGCTGGGTCCGTGCGGTTAATGCGTTCACCCACACCTTATCCCAAGGAGCTGCGACAGATGGCCAAATATGTGAGGCAGGCTCAGGCGGCGACCACATCGGCCAATGCCAGCGAGGTGAGGGAGGCACGCGTAGTAGCCAATGGACAAATTCACTGTGATAGCAGCAATGCGAACCAGGATGTTGTGGACCAGGCCACAAGTGCAATATACGGCGTAGCGCCCGAAACGACACACATCTACGGCGTCTAtcagcaaccgcagcagctGGCGCACCCGGTGCCAACGCAGGAGTACTACGGCTTGCCACTGGTCAACTACGAAGCACACTATCAGCAGCTCTACGTCGAGGCCAGCACGCCGCTTCCCACCACGCATTTAAACGGGGATCAGGACTATGAGTTGCAACCGCTGCAGCAACAAGCAATGCAGCAACAGGCGGTGCCTCCTCCCCGGCTGGAACCACCACCTTACCACATAGCTCGCGTTTACACTAAGAAAACGCCCGAGGATCTTAACCTTTACGAGTCCATGAGGCAgcgaaagcaacaacaactgcaagaACAAACCATCTACCAAGATGCTTTGAATAGCAATAGTAACTTCAAAACCACAGCGATAGGCGCTCAGGAAATCGAAGAGTCAGTCGATCAGTTGGACTACCAAAATAATATTAGCAACAATTTAGAGCCCAATCTGGAGGAGGAAGACCAGGAGCTGGATGACACCATGTCGCAGCACTCGCTTAATTCCACGGCCACTAATAATACTTCCAAGGCGAGCCATAAGAAATCCACCTGGATCTTTGGTGTCCACAAAAATCCCACAGTCAAACAGGTTACTCTCAAGTGGGAGAACACTCTAGGCTTTGATATAGCCGAGCTTCTTAATCAG GTTGGCATCTTTGTGAGCTCCATAACGCCCAATACTAATGCCGCCCGCCTTCTGAATCTGAACGACAAGTTGCTGGAAATAGACGGCTACGACCTGACCAATGCCAACCTGAGCGATGCCAAACGAGTGCTGCTAAACTGCGGCACAGTCATGAACATTATGTTGTCGAGAAAATGA